One Vicia villosa cultivar HV-30 ecotype Madison, WI linkage group LG5, Vvil1.0, whole genome shotgun sequence genomic window, AAAAGGTGTTGTGTTTTTTCTTTTAGCTTCTCTTGGGGCCCAATAAAGATACATGTCACAGAAAAGGGACAAAAGAGAAGAGACCACACCATATCTTCGTCTTCTCCCATAATAACTTCTTCCACCTCCCTACAACTCCATGTTCTTCCATTTAATCTCTTATTCTTCCTTAAGCTATTGCATTTAATACACTTCCATTCCCTTTCTTACTACAAATACTTCTTCTTCAACTACCATATATCATCACTTCATATTTTCATTATCACACAACAAGAGTTTCATTATTAGGTCAAGATTTCACAAGGATCAAATGTCATCAAAGGCAtacttttttgttttatttctttgctTTTCCTTGCATGCATGCAATGCCAGCAGGAGGAATCTGAAGTCTCTTGATAAGAAGATGGAGAAGAAACTTAACTTCTCTCTCAAGGTTTGTTCTCATAACTCTAGCATAAATATAAGGGTTTTTCTTAATaaacaatttttgtttttctatctttGATTTTAGTTGTTATCAAAGTTAACGACCTGTTACTGAAAAAACGTCCACGACAAAACGGTATTTCAAAGTGTCGATACTGATACTTGATACTGATTTTTTGTGATACTGATTTTTTGTGATAATGAACAAATTGCGGTAAATCACATGCAATGATCGATATTGCGAAAGCCTTTACACGACTgttgttattttatatttttttagtatttaaaaCATTCTTCTTAGTTTGGAGCAATATCGTTTTTTTcactaataaatttttatttaatttatgcaGATTGTTGAGAAAAATGGATTTGATTCTTTGCCGAAGAAGGTTAACCAAGGTGATAACAAGATGAGGACTAATGAGTTGGTTGGTGATTCGGAGAAGCCGAAAAACCGAAGAAATACTAACCGGAAGATGTTGAAAGGTGGTGGAAAACTTTCGGTTCATGGTTTACAAACAAAATCTCATGTTTCAGTTTCATGGCGTGTGCCTCACAAGAAGAAGCATAGTGAGAAGCATCCTGGTTTTAATTTGGATTATTCACCACCTAAGACACATCCTCCTTCTCACAACTAAGTAACAATGTTATAAGCCCTAGCTAGTTATTACAAACTGATCAATATTGAAAAGAAGTTGCATACACAATGATAATGTTAATCTAGGGTGTGAAATGTTTAGTATATGACTAGAGAAAATGTTTGTGTTGTTATAATATATAACCAAACATGTGTTTTCCAATGTTAATCTAGCTAGGTATAGTTCTTTTttattatatgtattaatgaAAAAGTATAATCATCTTTTCTTTTGTGTCTTCCTCTTTGTTGAGAGCAATAAGGTCATAATTAATGTCTTAATGAAGATCATTTATATAATGTTCTAAATCATATAACCACAATTGCAATTTGACCTATACAATTAATTTCATGTTAGTAGTTATGTTAGTCACAAGTTAGTTGTTAGAGGTTAGTTAGGTTTAAACTTTGGCTATTGGAGTAGTTGCATCACAAGTAAACCTGCTTAGGTGTTGCTAAAACCTCTATAAATGCAAAGCCAATGCTTGTAATCATGTTTTCATTTTTCTAGTACTAATTCCATTAACTCTTCCTTTTTAATTCTTCTTCCACCCT contains:
- the LOC131604378 gene encoding root meristem growth factor 10-like; the protein is MEKKLNFSLKIVEKNGFDSLPKKVNQGDNKMRTNELVGDSEKPKNRRNTNRKMLKGGGKLSVHGLQTKSHVSVSWRVPHKKKHSEKHPGFNLDYSPPKTHPPSHN